A window from Acropora palmata chromosome 14, jaAcrPala1.3, whole genome shotgun sequence encodes these proteins:
- the LOC141866048 gene encoding uncharacterized protein LOC141866048 isoform X2, whose protein sequence is MQESTDAQLTMVLRALLLEISGLLSNIRLKLQVVEKMLLWLEPWLKHLHAQLMETLNPTSNGAMTKLEERFQVGHSWKQGKVGASLVLEVTLLEHQSISHSALLFWPNKPKKMLEPLRRHPCKSEKHRRGTIKIISNNLNQSSLWSVVCVRFQSIWQRVLTVNNKTHIALIIGILK, encoded by the exons ATGCAGGAAAGTACAGATGCACAGCTGACAATGGTATTGAGAGCCCTGCTACTGGAGATCTCTGGATTGTTGTCCAAT ATTCGGTTGAAGCTACAGGTAGTGGAGAAAATGTTACTGTGGTTGGAGCCGTGGCTAAAACATTTACATGCCCAACTGATGGAAACCCTGAACCCAACATCTAATGGTGCAATGACAAAACTGGAGGAAAGATTTCAAGTGGGACACAGTTGGAAGCAAGGGAAAGTGGGTGCTTCACTTGTGCTGGAAGTAACTCTATTGGAACATCAGTCAATATCACACAGTGCTTTATTATTT tgGCCCAACAAGCCCAAGAAGATGTTGGAACCTCTCAGGAGACATCCTTGTAAATCTGAAAAACACAGGAGAGGAACAATTAAAATCATATCTAACAATCTAAACCAAAGCTCTCTATGGTCAGTAGTTTGTGTGAGGTTTCAAAGCATTTGGCAGAGAGTTTTGACagtcaacaacaaaacacacaTAGCCCTTATTATTGGAATACTTAAATAA